From the Primulina tabacum isolate GXHZ01 chromosome 15, ASM2559414v2, whole genome shotgun sequence genome, one window contains:
- the LOC142525954 gene encoding uncharacterized protein LOC142525954: MCERRAENLMRPSQHIDKVMHAQSKEEKEKNRLRLSTSIVAVRWLALQGCAFRGNDESLSSSNRGNFLELVKAFAKMNIEIDEVVLENAPKNAQYIAPEIQKEILHIMANRVRQMVREEVGDKYFCILVDEARDISKREQMAIILRFVNNHGILTKRFFAIKSVSNTTSMNLKNEISNVLVHHDLHVKKIRGQGYDGASNMRGAWNGLQALFLKDCPYAYYVHCFAHRLQLTLVSAAKDVSVIWEFFSHLDNIVNIVTSSTKRIAELHTAQRNEIEYMLSIGERDSGSGANQIGNLLRAGATRWSYHYDSVKSLIGMYTATCKVFEVLSDYSPNGRVKAEVRGIYRNMASFEFVFILHLMHKIMRTTDTLCQILQRKSQDILTAITFVTTTKTCLQEFRECGWNEFLQEVKVFCSRNEIDVPDLDCLYKIGCSCRQTTIEHHYHFDVFNAAIDFILMELNTRFNESSVELLSLSTALDPKNSFDSFNSDDICKLAKKFYPGDFTDQEIVALEYELIHYKLDVMQNLKVSTLVEL, encoded by the coding sequence ATGTGTGAgagaagggctgaaaatttgatgAGGCCCTCACAACATATTGATAAAGTGATGCATGCACAATCTAAagaggaaaaagagaaaaatcgtCTGCGTTTGAGCACCTCAATTGTAGCTGTTCGTTGGCTAGCACTTCAAGGTTGTGCTTTTAGAGGTAACGATGAATCTCTATCTTCATCTAATCgtggaaattttcttgaattggtGAAGGCTTTTGCAAAAATGAATATAGAAATTGATGAAGTTGTGCTTGAGAATGCTCCAAAAAATGCCCAATATATCGCTCCAGAAATTCAGAAAGAGATTTTACATATTATGGCCAATAGAGTACGACAGATGGTTcgtgaagaagttggagataaATACTTCTGTATTCTTGTTGATGAAGCCCGAGATATATCTAAACGAGAGCAAATGGCCATTATATTGAGGTTTGTGAACAATCATGGGATTTTGACAAAAAGATTTTTTGCCATCAAAAGTGTTAGTAACACTACCtcaatgaatttgaaaaatGAGATATCAAATGTTCTTGTTCATCATGATCTCCATGTTAAGAAAATCAGAGGCCAAGGATATGATGGTGCTAGCAATATGCGTGGAGCGTGGAATGGACTTCAAGcattatttctcaaagattgtcCCTATGCATACTATGTCCACTGTTTTGCACATCGTTTACAACTGACATTGGTTTCTGCAGCTAAGGATGTTAGTGTTATTTGGGAATTTTTTTCTCATTTGGACAATATTGTTAATATTGTCACTTCTTCTACTAAGCGCATTGCTGAATTACATACTGCACAGAGAAATGAAATTGAGTATATGTTGTCAATTGGAGAACGTGATTCTGGAAGTGGTGCAAACCAGATTGGTAATTTGCTACGAGCAGGAGCTACTCGTTGGAGTTATCACTATGATTCGGTAAAAAGCTTGATAGGTATGTACACTGCAACTTGCAAAGTTTTTGAAGTTCTCAGTGATTATTCTCCAAATGGAAGAGTTAAGGCTGAAGTTCGGGGGATTTATAGAAACATGGCAAGCtttgaatttgtgtttattttgcacttaatgcataaaattatgagaacaaCAGATACTCTTTGTCaaattcttcaaagaaaatctcaaGACATTTTGACTGCTATCACATTTGTCACTACTACCAAAACTTGCCTTCAAGAATTTAGAGAATGTGGGTGGAATGAATTTCTTCAGGAAGTTAAAGTTTTTTGCTCAAGAAATGAAATTGATGTACCTGACCTTGATTGTCTATATAAGATTGGATGTTCCTGTCGGCAAACTACAATAGAACATCATTACcactttgatgtttttaatgcagCAATAGATTTCATTTTGATGGAGTTAAATACTCGGTTCAATGAGTCATCGGTGGAACTTCTTTCTCTTAGTACAGCTTTAGATCCTAAAAATTCATTTGACTCATTTAACAGTGATGATATTTGCAAGCTTGCGAAGAAGTTTTATCCTGGAGATTTCACAGATCAAGAAATTGTTGCTTTGGAGTATGAATTGATACATTATAAACTTGATGTGATGCAGAATTTAAAGGTTTCTACACTTGTTGAGTTGTGA